The Symphalangus syndactylus isolate Jambi chromosome 3, NHGRI_mSymSyn1-v2.1_pri, whole genome shotgun sequence genome has a segment encoding these proteins:
- the PANX3 gene encoding pannexin-3: MSLAHTAAEYMLADALLPDRRGPRLKGLRLELPLDRIVKFIAVGSPLLLMSLAFAQEFSSGSPISCFSPSNFSIRQAAYVDSSCWDSLVHHEQDRPGQDKMKSLWPHKALPYSLLALALLMYLPVLLWQYAAVPALSSDLLFIISELDKSYNRSIRLVQHMLKIRQKSSDPYVFWDELEKARKERYFEFPLLEQYLACKQRSHSLVATYLLRNSLLLIFTSATYLYLGHFHLDVFFQEEFSCSIKTGLLSDETHVPSLITCRLTSLSIFQIVSLSSIAIYTILVPVIIYNLTRLCRWDKRLLSVYEMLPAFDLLSRKMLGCPINDLNVILLFLRANISELISFSWLSVLCVLKDTTTQKHNIDTVVDFMTLLAGLEPSKPKHLTNSACDEHP; encoded by the exons ATGTCACTTGCACACACAGCTGCAGAGTACATGCTCGCGGATGCCCTGCTGCCTGACCGCAGGGGCCCCCGCCTCAAAGGACTGCGCCTGGAACTGCCCCTGGACCGGATAGTCAAGTTCATAGCTGTGGGCTCCCCCTTGTTGCTGATGTCCCTGGCATTCGCCCAGGAGTTCTCCTCTG GGTCTCCGATCAGCTGCTTCTCTCCCAGTAACTTCAGCATCCGGCAGGCAGCCTACGTGGACAGCTCCTGCTGGGACTCACTGGTTCACCATGAGCAGGACAGGCCTGGCCAGGACAAGATGAAATCTCTCTGGCCCCACAAG GCCCTCCCCTACTCCCTGCTGGCCCTGGCCTTGCTCATGTACCTGCCAGTGCTGCTGTGGCAGTATGCAGCTGTGCCAGCCCTCAGCTCTGATCTGCTGTTCATCATCAGCGAACTGGACAAATCCTATAATCGCTCCATCCGCCTGGTGCAGCACATGCTGAAGATCCGGCAGAAGAGCTCCGACCCCTATGTGTTCTGGGATGAGCTGGAGAA GGCTCGGAAAGAACGATACTTTGAATTCCCTTTGCTAGAGCAGTACCTGGCATGTAAGCAGCGTTCACATTCACTAGTGGCTACCTACCTCCTGAGGAACTCCCTCTTGCTCATCTTCACCTCCGCCACTTACCTATACCTTGGTCATTTCCATCTGGATGTCTTCTTCCAGGAAGAATTCAGCTGCTCCATCAAGACAGGGCTGCTAAGTGATGAGACCCATGTTCCCAGTCTGATCACATGCAGGCTGACATCGCTGTCCATTTTCCAGATTGTCAGCCTCTCCAGTATAGCAATATACACCATATTGGTTCCAGTGATAATATACAACCTCACACGGCTATGTCGGTGGGACAAACGACTCTTATCTGTCTATGAGATGCTCCCAGCTTTTGATCTCCTCAGCAGAAAGATGCTAGGATGTCCCATCAATGACCTCAATGTGATCCTTCTTTTCCTCCGAGCTAACATCTCTGAGCTCATCTCTTTTAGCTGGCTGAGTGTCTTATGTGTGTTAAAGGATACAACCACCCAGAAGCACAATATTGACACAGTAGTTGATTTTATGACTTTATTGGCTGGCTTAGAACCCTCCAAACCCAAACACCTCACCAACTCGGCATGTGATGAACACCCATAG